Sequence from the uncultured Fibrobacter sp. genome:
AAGATGAAGTCCGTGGACCTGTTCTTCAAGGAACTCGACCGCATGCTTCAGCTCGTGAGCGACCAGCTCATGGAACGTTTCGCCGTCCAGAGCCGTCGCAAGGTCAAGAACTTCCCGTTCCTCATGGGGCAGGGCGTGTGGATTGATTCCGACAAGCTCGGCTGGGAAGACACCGTGGGCGAAGTCATCAAGCACGGTACGCTTTCTATTGGCTTTATCGGCCTTGCCGAAACCCTGGTGATGCTCACGGGCAAGCACCACGGCGAATCCGAAGCCTCCCAGGAACTGGGCCTCAAGATTGTGGGCCACATGCGTGAATTCTGCGACAAGGAATCCAAGCGCCTCGGCCTCAATTTCAGTTTGCTTGCAACCCCTGCCGAAGGCCTTTCCGGCCGCTTCGTGCGCATCGACAAGAAGATGTTCGGTATCATTCCGGGCGTCACCGACCGCGATTACTACACCAACTCGTTCCACGTGCCGGTGTATTACAAGATTTCGGCGTTCAAGAAGATTTCGCTCGAAGCCCCGTACCATGCGCTCACCAACGCTGGCCACATCAGCTATATCGAACTTGACGGCGATCCGACCCAGAATTTGGATGCCTTCGAAAAGATTGTGCACCACATGGCAAAATCCGGTATCGGCTATGGTTCCATCAACCATCCGGTGGACCGCGACCCGGTTTGCGGATTCGTTGGCGTGATTGGCGACTGCTGCCCGCGTTGCGGCCGTAGCGAAGGTCATGCGATTTCGCCGGAAAAGATTGAGGAACTGCGCAAACTTTATCCGGGCATGCCCGCATTTAAGGGCATTAGGTAAATTTTATAAACAAGGAGAAATGAAATGTCAGAGAAAGAAATGAGCAAGTATGGTGAAGGCGTCGGTTTCGAACGCATTCGCCGCATCACCGGCTACCTGGTCGGTACTGTGGACCGTTTCAACAACGCCAAGCGCGCCGAAGTGAACGATCGCGTGAAGCACGGTGTGTAAATGGAAACTGTGTATCCTCGTCTCCGCATAGCGGGGATTGTTCCTGAATCCTTTGTCGATGGCCCGGGCATTCGCCTGACGGTCTTTGTCCAGGGCTGTCCTCATCATTGCCCTGGCTGCCATAATCCCCAGACTCACGATTTCGAGGGTGGGCATTTTATCGACCGCGAGGATATTCTGGACATGATTGAGGAAAATCCGCTGCTCGACGGCATTACGTTCAGTGGCGGTGAACCTTTTGCCCAGGCGGCAGGGCTTGTTCCATTGGCCCGTGAGGTCAAGGAACGGGGCTTCCACCTGATGATTTACACAGGCTATACGTACGAGAGGCTCATGGAATTGTCTCCGGAGCATCCCGAATTGCTGGAACTGCTGTCCTTTGCCGATGTACTCGTCGACGGGCCGTTCATTCTGGCGAAGCGTTCCCTGGAACTCAAGTTCCGTGGCTCGACCAATCAGCGCCTCATCGATGTGCAGGAAAGCCTCTCTGCAGGCCATGTCGTGCTGCACCAGATGCAGGTCGACGAGATGGCCGAACATCCGGAGTGGGTGTTGCAGAGCTAATCAAACCCCGCTTATGTTTTTCGAAAAAGATCTCGGTTACGCGCCGGGGTCTTTTTTTGTATAAAGTGAATCAATGAAGTGTTCTAGTTTTTCGACTATGCAGGAGTTTAATAAGAGTGAGATATAAGCTATTAACTCGTTACTACGCAACCTTCATGGTAAAATAATGGCCGAAACCAACTTCGAGTCAATGCGACAGATTATCAAGTTGCTCCTGAATGTCGATAAGAAAATCCCTGCAAATCTTTATGCGACCGCACGTCTGAAACACGAGGCGATAAACGTGAATTGCAAGAAATACTCTGTTAGGAAGATGCGTAGGGTCGCACTGTAGCTACCATACAATGTTTTTAAAGAACTGCGTAATGCCTTTGATGCCCCTTACGACAATGTCTGCATGGAGAGTTTCTTCGCCAGTTTCACGAGGAAACTGGTCTATAGGCGGGACTTTAATGACCTAGAGAACGTGCGGAAGGTCATTTTCACGTATATTGAGCAGTTTTACAACTGGAAATGGCTCCATTACTCGCCTGGGTACATGCCCCCGCTGGAATATATGCTCTCAAAACGGACTGTTTTGCGTTCAAGTTATACTACTTTATAAGGAAAAAGGATATATTTTAACATTACCAAGTGATGTCTTCGGTATCTCAACCTTGCAGACAGCAAGGTGATGCATGAGGTTCTGAATGCAAAGACCCAGGGTGAATTGAACAATATATTTGACACGAATGCTGAATGAGGTTTCTATGGAGACTAGTCCATTTATTGATGCTGAATTTAATCTTTTCATTGACAATATTCTTAGGTATAAGCAATGTGTTCTTCAACAATGTGATGAACAACAAGCAGAGACTTTTAGAAAATCCATTGACACGATAATGGGCAAAAATTTATCGAAAGTTGAAAAGGGGAATGCTGCTACTGCGGATCAGGCTTGCTATGCGATGCAATGTGCTTTGGCTTATACTTTAAGGAACAGATTCTGTGTTTCGCGCACAAGTGAAGTGATTGAGAATGTATATGGGTATATGAAACGAGACCATGACCGTATTGCAATTGCATTGAACAAACCCTTGTTGGAAACAAAGGTTAAACTGGCTATGAAGTTGATTCAAATGCCGGATGGATTGTATGTTCGAGTTTTGAACGCAGCTAAAAGCTGTTATAATGATGGAAAAGAATATATAGATTGGAATTCTTTAAATGGATATGAAATGATTCCTGATGATATTAAAGAAGAGATGGCAAAAATAAGCGTAGAAGATTACGTGACTTGTTTTACTGTTTAAACATGGTGGTCCCGGCTGGATTGCGAAGCAAGACAGCTAAGGACCGTGACCACTTATTTCAAGGAATAGATGTTCGATTGGACATCTATTTTTCAGTTATGCTCACGATGTTCGCATGTGAAAAATTTTAGTCGGCCCCTCTTCTCGGGTCCTCGTTCCTTTTTATCCCGACACAAAAAAAAGAAAACCACCTTGAAAGGTGGTTTTCTTTTTTAGAGCGGGAAAAGGGACTCGGACCCTCGACCCCGACCTTGGCAAGGTCGTGCTCTACCAACTGAGCTATTCCCGCGGGGTGCCCCAATTATAGATAATTAATTTAGGGTTGTCAAGGGGTATGGAGAGAAAAAATTAAAATTTCTTTCTTTTTTCCCCTTAATTCGAAAAATCCTTCCTTATGGCAGAAATATTCGTGGGGGAGAGGGAGCGGAAGCTTGATGTAGAGGTCTTCCGAAATCAAAAAATCCTTCCCCAGCTTGGAGCAAAGGCTCTGAATACGGCTGGTAGTATTCAGTACATCGCCGTGGTAGGCCATTTCGCTGCCGAAATTCCCGACTTCCGTGGAAATCACCTTGCCGCAGTGCGCTCCGGCCTTGAACGAAGGTGCTACACCGTATTTTTTCATGAAGCGGGGTTTTGTCCTTTCGAGGCAGACGGCGAAGTCGTAAAAGCAGTTGATGGGGCGGGCGTGCCTCTTGCAGGCGGACGTTTTCCAGGTGAGGAAGGCTCCGTCGCCGGCAATCTGGTATATGTCTCCGCGGTTTTCCGCGCAACAGTTCGAGAGCAACCTGTAGTAGTCCTTCATGAAACTGCTGTACTTGACATGGCCGAGCTCTTCGGCAAATTCCGTTGAGTGTCGCAAGTCGATGAACATGAATATCAGGTCTTCTTCTACGGGGTCTTGGTATTTACCGAGGAGCGTATTGATAAACACGCGGGTGCCGAATTTCTTGTGTACGGAATTCGAAAAAGTAAAAAAGTGGGCGAGAAAGAACAACAGCGCGATTGTTGTAATGCATTCCGGGGATGAAAACTCTTCTGCGACCTTTGCGAGCCCATGATCCGTGATGAACTGGCCTGAATTAGTGTTCATATCCCAGAGGAGGATGCATAGTGCGTAGTTTATACTGATGTTTGCAATAAAGTAGAGTGATCGTATGAACAGTGCCGTAGGGACGCTGCGGTGGTCCATTTCGTCTTGGAGGACAACGACATCGTATATCCCGTGCGAAAGCCCCACGAATATGGAAAGTTGCAGCATGAAGAACAGCTTGGAGAGGCTGAATTCTCCAAATGCGGTCATGCCGAGGGCCGATATGCAGACTGTCGCCAGAATCCATCCTGCAATGTAGTTGCAGATGGCTCTGAATTTGCGTGCTGTCATTCTGTTTACGAACATAGGCTAATGGATAAACAGTGGCAGGCACCAGATGATGAAGATGAGGAGGATGTCGGCTGATGACTCTTTGAATAAAAGCGTAGAAAACAGCATCAGGAACACGCCGGCTAAGGACAGGAAAAGATAGAACCTGAGCCATTTCCGAAACTTTCTCGGAGTTTTTGCAAAAAAATTGCCGACCATATGCCCTTATATAACTAAATTTTCGTGTAAACGAGAAGAATTTTTCGGGATTGTCCCCAAAAGGGGCGGAAAAGCCAAAGACGGTGGCTTGTTATGCTTGGAATATATATACATGTACCTTTTTGCAAGAAAGTTTGCGACTATTGCGATTTTCGTGTGATGCCGGTGCCCCGTTCCAGGCTTTTTTTTGAATATACAGATTTGCTTATTCGCGAGATGCAAGGCTTTGCACAGAGGAATGCTGGCGTGCTGGAGTCTGCGTCAACACTTTACTTGGGAGGCGGGACTCCGTCGCTGTTGCCTAGCGAGTGCCTTGTGCGGTTGTTCGATGCGCTTGGTTCTCTCGGTGTTGATGTACATAGCCTCCGTGAAGTTTCGATGGAGTTCAATCCTGAATCGTGCAACGAATCTACTATAGCGCTTGCCCGCGAGTGTGGCGTAAGGCGCATCAGCCTTGGGCTCCAATCGTTCCATGGCGATATCTTGGAACGCATCGGTCGGCATCATTCCGTAGAAGAAGGAATCCGGGCGCTTGAACTGCTTTGTATGCAACCGGAGGTAGAGGTCAACGGCGATCTCATGTTCAACTTGCCTGGGCAATCTGTTGCAGAATTCCTCGAAGACCTGGATTATCTGGCCAGTTTCCCGCTGGATCACGTGAGTTTTTATGGACTCACCGTTGCAGACCGTACGCGTCTCGGTCACCGGATTGCGCGGGACGAACTGTATGTGGACGAGAACTTGTACGGAGAAATGTATCTCAAGGGAGTTGACCTGCTTAAAGAGCGGGGATTCGAACGGTACGAGGTTTCCAATTTTTGCCGTGCGGGCAAATGGAGTGCCCACAATAAAAATTATTGGGATCGCGGGGAATACATTGGTTTTGGACCGGGCGCACACTCCTATTTTAAAGGGTTGCGCTTCCATGCACCGGAAATTTATCTGGGATGGAAGAAGTTTGTTCTAAATGGAATGCCGAAAGACTTACTTTGCATAGATTCCTTGACACCAGACGACATCTGGACGGAGCGTGTTTGGCTTTCTTTGAGGCAAAATTCCGGTTTGGACTTGGAAATTTTGCGCAGGGACGGCATCGAATTGAAGGAATCCTCTTATTCAAAATGGCTCAAAAACGGCTGCTTGGTAAAGGAGGGGGACGCTCTCCGGTTGGTGGGCTACGGCTGGGTGGTCATGGATTCCATTGTGACCGATGTTCTAAACGGATATATTCCAATTTGAACTGATTGAAATTGAAATTTTCGTTTTTTTTTAATTTTCAGCCCTTTTTTCCACATTTTGGCCTATCTTCAAAAATCAGTGTGATATTCGCCTCACCTTCGTTGGTAAACAAAACTTATCCTTACCAAAAGATATATATTGGTATTTGTAGTTTTTTCATTGTTGGAGCCCTGAATGAGATTGCATTTCGTGCGTATCGTTAAGTATTCTGCATTGTTCCTGCTTATGGCGGGTACGTGCTCTTTTGCAGTCCCTCAAATAGACTGCATCGACTACGAAGGTAACCCGAGTTCCTATTGCAAGTATTCCCGTATCGAATCCTCGCGTAGGTTCAACCTGTACACGATGGACGAGGGCGTGCAGGTCAAGAAGGATGCCCAGGGGCTCCCGACCAATTCCAGGCGTAATGTCGATTTTTACGTCTATGCTCCGAAGGCCGACAACGATTCTCTTGAAATTGTCCTGAAACCCGACACGGCCGTCGTGAACATGATGAAGGTGAATTCCCTGGATTCCGGTTTCCGCTGGTTCGGTATCACGGCTTCGTACCCGGTATTCAACATTCCCGTGGGAACTTCGGTTTCACTGACTGGAGATCCTGAAATTGTCGCCTACTACAACTTCTATGCTCCGGCCATCCAGTATTGCTGGACCCGTGAATGCGATAGCGTTGTCACTCAAGCCTCCGACTTGAACATGGACGTGGGCGAATCCGCTACGATTTTCGCTCGTGCTTACATTCCGGTCGGCCCGGATTCTGGCGCTACAGATTCAACTCTCGAAAAGTCTTTCTACTTCTCTACGCAGGGCGCCGGGGACAATCTACAGTTCCAATCGCTGGCTGGTGAAAAACTTCCCGAACGCAAGGGCTTGGGAATCCAGCTTGATTTCACTCCCGAAGATCATGGTATCGTGGGTTTTGTCGTGATGGCTGTAGATACGGGCCGTACCGACCCCGGCGAAGCATTCAAACTCAGTGGTTATCCGGAATCTTTTGATGACAAGGGGAATGCGACGTTTATTGTGAACGGAATTTTCCCGGGTAAATTGACAATCAACGACCGCAATCTCCCGCATCTCGACAGTGCCGCCGTGTTTGATACGGATGGCGATGGTATCGGGGATAAGATTTCGGCTTGGTTCAGTGGCGACCGTGATTCCGTGGTGCTCACAGACTTTGCTTACAGCTGGCCCGATCAGGACAACTTCGGAAAATGGCATTCTTATAAAGACGAGCAGGGCAAGGCCGGAAAGCTGAAAACAGAAATGGATTTTGAATCGCTCAACATGTCGGCTTCGGGCAACGATGCTTTGGGTGCTCTGAAGGTGGCGGTCCAGTCCCAGTTTACGGGAATCGACGATACGCTGCGTACCGACTTGATTGACCATATCGGTGCAGTCATTCAGACGGCATCCATTCTGTATGGCGAGGATGACTCCGATATCCTCATCATCAAGTTCAACAAGGACATTGACACCTCGTGGAACAAGGGCAAGGGCTTTGTCTTGAACGGCAAGGAAATCGCCGAAGAAGCCATTGAGAAAAATGGTGACGAGTGGCGTTTCAAGGTGGATAAGGGCGTCGTGAAAGTGGGCGATATGATTCGCATTTCGATTGATGGCGGTATCCAGGCAGCCGACGGCAACAAGACCGGAAAGAACCGGGAAGTGCCGGTGCGCAGTGCCGGTGGCATTTACGCGACCAACGAGAACAACGGATTCTACGACCGCAACGGCGATGGCACTATGGACAGTGCCTCCATCGGTTTCTTGAGCCCACTTACGGACGACGATCTCAAGACAACGTCCATTTCGCTGTACTGGCTGGATTCCAAGAGCGAAGTCCATGAACTCAAGTTCAAGAACTTGGATTCTCTGCTCAAGAAGGGCGTGATTTCGCTTTCGGAAGATCGTACCATTATCGGTTTCGATTTGGACGATTCCAAGTACGATATAAAGAAGATGCTTACCGACATCGACTCGACGAATGCCGTGCTGAACAAGGCTTACGGCTATGCCAAGATGACGAATACGATTTCTATCGCTGGTCACAAGGATTCCACCGTGACGACGATGCTTGGCATGCACGATCGTATGTCGCCGGTTATCTCGGGAACGTTCCTGAGTCCCGAGTCCTTCCAGAAGGCTACGCCGGACGTGTTCACCGTGACCTTTACCGAGCCGGTAGATACGAACGCCTTTGAGCTTTCTAAAGAAGATCTTGCATTCTACGTTGATGGCAAGTGGGTCCATTATGGGCTGGGCACGCACAGTTGGTCCAATAACGGCAAGACATTGAAGCTGTTCTTGGAAGCTGGCGTAGACCTTTCCGACCGAATGAATCCGGCGGATTCCGTCAAGTTCAGCAATTATGATAAGAGCTTTACCGACCTCGAGGGCAACTGCGTCCGCGAAGAAGCTCCGACCGTGATGGTCGAAGGTGACCCGCGTGTCATTGTGAAGACGACTGCCCTTGCAACTTTGGAACGCGCAGTGCTCTTGGCCGATAAGGCCGCTTTCACGGAGCGTTTTGTCGAAGAAGATGTTCGCATGGATTCCGAAATGAAGAAATCGTTGGGAGTCCTTCTGGATATTGGATTCTCGACAATCATGAAATCCGATACCGCAGGCGGTGCGGAACTGGACCTGGAAAAGATTGGCCTCCGCTGGGAACTGGATGTGTTCACAAACCTGGGCGGCTATGTGGCGAACGCTTCGGGTGACATTCGCTGCAGTGACAAGTCCTTTGGTGAAAACTGTTTCGAGAATGCTCGCAAGTTGTACTTGCGTTGGAATATGCGCTCGAATAACGGGCGCAAGGTTGGCGTCGGTGTGTACGTCGCCAAGTTGAGGGTGAAGGTTTATGGAGCCAAGGAATCGTTTAAAGTGGAAAGAATTTACAACTGGGGCATCCGTGCCGGTTCGGACGGCATGACGCTCGGTGAGTGATTTTTTGGAGGATAGAGCTATGATGAAGATGGCAAAATGGTTAATTTCCGTTGGCGTGCTAGGATGCGCATCTTTCGCTCTTGGTGCTTCCGGATACGGCGAACCTTCCAATCCCGCTACGGGTATTTGGATTCAACAGGTTGGCGATATCGTCCCGCATGCGGCGACGACAGAAACGCTGTATTATACGAAATACGCGCAGAGTGACCGCGTCAAGAGTCTCGACTATTACTATGACGGTAATGGTTATTTGCAATTGAAAAACAAGAGGATCCTTTGTACAGAAGGTGATGGCATGAGCGGTGCCGATGGTATCGTGCATCACCCGGATGGAAGCCTGATTGTCGCAGCCCAGGGGTCCACCGTCTACAAAGTAAGCAAGACGGCGGGTGCGGGTAAGAAAAAGTGCGTTGTCGCCTCTTCGAGGACTTCGTCTGGTGTTTGGCACTTGATGGTTGACCCGAACCAGAAGTATGTGTGGGCGGCCGGCATTCCGGGAATGTTGCACAGAATCCAGATTACCA
This genomic interval carries:
- a CDS encoding adenylate/guanylate cyclase domain-containing protein, whose product is MTARKFRAICNYIAGWILATVCISALGMTAFGEFSLSKLFFMLQLSIFVGLSHGIYDVVVLQDEMDHRSVPTALFIRSLYFIANISINYALCILLWDMNTNSGQFITDHGLAKVAEEFSSPECITTIALLFFLAHFFTFSNSVHKKFGTRVFINTLLGKYQDPVEEDLIFMFIDLRHSTEFAEELGHVKYSSFMKDYYRLLSNCCAENRGDIYQIAGDGAFLTWKTSACKRHARPINCFYDFAVCLERTKPRFMKKYGVAPSFKAGAHCGKVISTEVGNFGSEMAYHGDVLNTTSRIQSLCSKLGKDFLISEDLYIKLPLPLPHEYFCHKEGFFELRGKKKEILIFSLHTP
- the hemW gene encoding radical SAM family heme chaperone HemW, with amino-acid sequence MLGIYIHVPFCKKVCDYCDFRVMPVPRSRLFFEYTDLLIREMQGFAQRNAGVLESASTLYLGGGTPSLLPSECLVRLFDALGSLGVDVHSLREVSMEFNPESCNESTIALARECGVRRISLGLQSFHGDILERIGRHHSVEEGIRALELLCMQPEVEVNGDLMFNLPGQSVAEFLEDLDYLASFPLDHVSFYGLTVADRTRLGHRIARDELYVDENLYGEMYLKGVDLLKERGFERYEVSNFCRAGKWSAHNKNYWDRGEYIGFGPGAHSYFKGLRFHAPEIYLGWKKFVLNGMPKDLLCIDSLTPDDIWTERVWLSLRQNSGLDLEILRRDGIELKESSYSKWLKNGCLVKEGDALRLVGYGWVVMDSIVTDVLNGYIPI
- the nrdG gene encoding anaerobic ribonucleoside-triphosphate reductase activating protein, yielding METVYPRLRIAGIVPESFVDGPGIRLTVFVQGCPHHCPGCHNPQTHDFEGGHFIDREDILDMIEENPLLDGITFSGGEPFAQAAGLVPLAREVKERGFHLMIYTGYTYERLMELSPEHPELLELLSFADVLVDGPFILAKRSLELKFRGSTNQRLIDVQESLSAGHVVLHQMQVDEMAEHPEWVLQS
- a CDS encoding integrase core domain-containing protein translates to MRNAFDAPYDNVCMESFFASFTRKLVYRRDFNDLENVRKVIFTYIEQFYNWKWLHYSPGYMPPLEYMLSKRTVLRSSYTTL